The genomic interval GGAGTTGAATCAAGGTGACCTCAAGCTGCCCAGCTTCGAGTCAGGTGACTTTCCTAAGCCCCGCCTCCCCCAGGTCGCCACGGtgaccattatttttttttatttgatttttttcccccaccccGCAGACGCCAAAGACTCGGAAGTGTCGGCGCTCCCCGCCAACAGTCAGCTGACGTGGAAACAAGGACGACAGCTCCTGAGACAGTACGCCAACGTCGTCGTGGCGACGCCGTCGGCCGGTCGGGGGCGCTCACCCCCTCCCTCCGCGCCCTCAGGTATCTCCAGGAAGTGGGCTACACGGACACCATCTTGGACGTCCGCACGCAGCGGGTTCGCTCCCTGCTGGGCTTGTCCACGTCGGATCAGAACGGCTCGGTGGACAAGAAGAACCTTCAGCAGCTCATCAACGGCGACGACGCGCGCAAAGATGACAAACGGTAAACGCCGGAAAGGGCGGGCGCCCGATCCGCGGTTAGCACGCGTTTGCTTCGTGCAGGAGCCCGGGCGACGTTCTGGAGACCTTCAACTTCCTGGAGAACGCGGAGGACAGCGatgaggacgaggacgaggacggAGAACTGGAGGACGACATTGGCGACGACATCAAACATCAtaggaaacacaaaaacaaggTGCATGTCTGTCAttattagagccaaaatggctcccGGGTGAATTTCAGGCAaacagattcttttttttatttctttttttttaacctgaatcTTCATCCAGGTGGGCAACGAAGGCCTGGCGTCCGAAGAAGACGACGCCGACACGGAGGAGGCGCTGAAGGAATTCGACTTCCTGGTCACGGCGGAGGACGGCGAGGGCGCCGGCGAAGCGCGCAGCTCCGGCGACGGGACCGAGTGGGGTGAGTTCACGCCGGTTTGCCCTGTCCTTCCCTCCGATTCGCCGCTGACGCTGCCGTCCTTCGTCCGTCTGGCGCTCAGCCGAGCCGCTGCCGTTCGCGCCCGGCGGCGGGAAGAACTTCCTGATGGGCGGGGCCGACCGCGTCCTGGAGAGCGTGCTGGGATTGGGCGACCTGGCCGACCTGACCGTCACCAACGACGACGTCGACTTCGGCTACGACGTGAGCGACAAAACTCCTTTCCGTTCACCGCAAAAGCTCGATCGGACGCCACGCGATTGGACGTTGATCGCAAAACGATCGTAAAATAGTCATGTTTGGTGTCAAAGTCATCGGGATTGAGCGCGGGATACGGATTTAGGGGTCACGGAGGGCCAACCGACGTGTGTTTTGGTCGCTCGCAGTTGGCGTCCAGTCAGGAATCGTCCTTCCGGAAGACGTGGAACCCCAAGTACACGTTGCGCAGCCATTTTGACGGCGTCCGGGCGCTGGCCTTCCACCCGCTGGAGCCCTGCTTGCTGACCGTGTCCGAAGACCACACGCTCAAGCTGTGGAACCTCACCAAGACCGTGGCGGCCAAAAAGTACCCGCAAATCTTCACGCTTCCCTCCGCGTCACATGACtttgtttctctctctgtctctggcgCAGAAGTGCCTCGTTGGACGTGGAACCCATCTACACGTTCCGAGCTCACGTGTACGTATCGTCCGTTAGCGTGAGCACGACGCCGTCGCTCCAAAACCCGTTGAAAAGCTCAAGCGCCCCCGTTCCCCTCCCCTCCCAGTGGCCCCGTGCTGTCTCTGGCCGTGACGTCGAACGGCGAGCAGTGCTTCAGCGGCGGCGTGGACGCCACCGTCCAGTGGTGGAACGTTCCCGGTTCCAACGTGGACCCTTACGACACGTACGGTAAGCGCCACACAAAAACAACCACGTTTTTCCAAAtaacagaaacaaaacaaatgaattggatgtataCGAGGAGTACCTTTTTAGTCCAAACCACTTGACGTTGGAGGGTCGGAAGTGACATGTCTTATTGTGGGGGTGTCAAAcaagtgggaggggccaatgacccgtcaatggcggccactAGTTTGATGTTAAGGACGTCGAATCGTGATGAGCTTGTTGGTTGAAGgcgatcattttttttaagcgcGACAAGTGCTCCATTTTTTACAGCGGTGTGCGTAgtgggcggccatcttggaacTCTGGAAACTAAATGTCCAAGAGGACACGTATTTCGTTGTACTCCCCGAAACTGACGACGCCATTTTTAGTGCCGTATCCTCACCGATACTAATATTAGTTGATGTTAGAATCGGTGCTAATTTATAGCAACATAGCGGTCGAGCTAAAGTCAAGTTGGGCCACCTTTTCATGCGACAAATCTCTCTTCCCCGCCGTCAGACGCCAGCGCACTGGCCGGCACGTGGACGGGACACACGGACGCCGTGTGGTCGTTGGCCTACAGCGCCGTCAAGGACCGCCTGCTGTCCTGCTCGGCCGACGGGACCGTCAAACTTTGGAACCCTCAGGAGGAGAACCCCTGCATCAGCACTTTCAACGCCGACGGAGGTGAGTGGGCGGCGGTGACTCGCGTGGCGcccctctccccctcccccATCAAACCGTTTGCCCCGCCCTTCCGCAGAACACGGCGTCCCCACTTCGGTGGATTTTAACGGCTGTGAGCCCGCCCAGGCCGTGGCGTCCTTCCACGACGGCGACGTGGCGCTGTACGACCTGGAGACGTCTCAGAGCACGCTGGTGATGAAGGCTCAGAGCGAAGGAAGTAAGCGTGGCGCCCACAAAAAACACGCacgctaggctaggctaattggatgctaaattgtccctagctatacgtgtgattggttgtttgtctacttgtacaattggctggccacctgttcagggtgtccccgtaGTTGGCCGGGAtcggctctagcaccccccctGAGGATAAGCGCTGTGCAAAATCAATTGGTTTACGGATATTTTTACGTTAAACCTAAATTGTAGAGGGCTTGCAATTATCAGTCGCTTCCGGAGAAGTTGTGTGTCTTCCTTTTTCTTGTGGCAACGGAACGCCaagcggccattttgtgtccagGCCGTCCCGGTTGCCATCACATCTACAAGGTGGTCAGCCATCCCACGCTGCCCGTCACCATCACGGCGCACGAGGACAGAAACATCAAGTTCTTTGACAACAAGTCAGGTAGGTTTTTCTTTCCTCTCGCTAGCTAGCACGAGAAAGCTAGGAATGGTCGCCCatttctggttgtgatgtcacaaagtGGGTGTTTCTGGGTGCAATAACTATAAACTAATAATGCTAACAAAAAGCAGGCGGCTATATGAGTTAcctacattcatttttttgaggTTTTGAGGTTTAAATCTCATgatacttgtaaaatgacaatatgtaatatgtatgcatatatgtgtgtTTGCAGGGAAGATGATCCACGCCATGGTGGCCCACCTGGACGCCGTCACCAGCCTGGCGGTGGATCCAAACGGGATCTACCTGATGTCCGGAAGTAAGCGCGCTCGTCTCTCTAGCGCCTCCTGGCCGGAGTTCCGAGCGGGACTGACGAGCGACCGGTTCTCGCCCTCGTTCCAGGTCACGACTGCTCGCTGCGTTTGTGGAACCTGGACTCCAAGACGTGCGTCCAGGAGATCACGGCGCACCGCAAGAAGAGCGACGAGGCCATCTACGACGTGACCTTTCACCCCTCCAAGGCCTACATCGCCTCGGCCGGAGCCGACGCCCTCGCCAGGGTCTACGTgtaggccgccgccgccgcccacgTCGCCGTGACACTAAAGCCCCTCCCCCTACGCCAACCGTCCCACCGATCGGCCCGTTTGTCGCTAGGcggccagctttttttttttaccaaaggtTCCGGAACgggacagcaaaaaaaaaattcgggGGCACAATACCGAACAGAGGATCGGTCCCGATCGACGCCGGCCGGGATTGGGCCCACTGTTTTGATCTCTTTCTCAGACGAGGGCGACCGATCGGCGAAGGCGCTTCTTCAGCGCCGTCCCCGAATTTACGGTTCCGCGCGACGCCCCTCCCGGCCAATCCCAAGCCGCCGTTCGGCCGCGGAGGCGTCGAAGACGTAGAAACTGCCACGATAGGTCCCGGTCGGTTCGCGACCCGAGCGACCGATCAGACGTCAGGGTTCCGTCACTATCGTCAATCTCGCAAATAATCTTTTTCAATTCTTTTGATGGGTTTTTGTGATGatatcaccatttttttttgaaataacaACTGCCAACtcaagatttttatttatttccccgGTCGGTCGATCACGTCGCATCGGCTCTCGGGGGCGGAGCCACCTCGCTCCCCGCCACCGACTCCCACCGAGGCTCCCCCGCGCCCGATCGGAGATGGCGCAGCCTCCCGATTGGCTTGTTTTTgcgcttttttttaacttaaggGATTGATGGTGTGGTGAGCAGCTGACATTTACCACGTGACGTGTTACTACTTCCTGTTGGTGTCCTGCATGattaacacaataaaagtattttttctagTCTTCCAACAGatgtttgttattatttgtttttctacattttcaaaaatgcaGGATCCTGCAGCTGACGGGTGACCAGtctcgttttttaattttattttaaacatagTACTGGTACAGTATCGGTGCACCACTTAATTAAACTCGCACGATTCATACACTAATCGTTGTACCTGAAAAAAAATCGGAGTGATACGTCCTGTCTCTCCTGCCAAGGTTTCGTAAATTTGTGTCAGAGTGAGCCATCTCACTGCGTTGCGCTCTTTGTTGTGACACGTCACCCGAGCACCACAACATCCAACATGGCCGCGTCAGTACGCGACAAGCAGACGGGTATGTCCAAATGGTTTTATCACTCATTACATTTATTTCCAGCCGCCCATTTTCCAAGCGTAACACTTTTAAAGTTTGAATGAATCGCTTTAACAAAAAGTCAAACCTCAACGAGCTTCTGAATCTGTTTTCTCCTGTCGAATTAGCATATGCTAGCTAATGAGCCGATGCTCTGTtttagcatttgtttttttacttcagttcaTAACTGTTGAAATGTTTATGATAAACGTCAAAAACAGAAGTCAAAACTCGGAAATTACTCCACCAAGACACAaaagattgactaaatttaACGAAAAGGAAGATTGGGTATCCGCAACGAGATGTTGTCACCTGCTAAAATCAAGCGTTTGAATCAACTGAATATACTTTTACTGtcgttatacaagtataatgagatttaaagtttcaCCGTGAAGTGCACAAACTACTTTGCATCATATACTTGTGTTTTTCGCCTTCCCAGTGGCTCTGAAGCGTATGTTAAACTTCAACGCACCTCCTGTAAAGAACGCCACATCCGAACCAGTATGGAaggtaaattgatttttttccaaatataaataaagcatCTGAGGTATACATAAAAATTGTATTAATCAAAAGAAAGCTAAAAAGAGACATTGACCTTTATCAATCAACACATTCCCCTTAAAAATAGCAAATATGGAAGAATACACTGAGAAagtgttcaaaatgttaaatcttattataaaaatgctaaaaaataagtgaaaaaaatcattaaatatatacgtgtatgtatctaactaaagtaaataaaactaaaaatcaaaaatacatttttttaattcctcctttttatttattttgatatttccCTCCATACCTCCAaactgtatttacatttttattttacttgattTCCTTCTTAAAATCTGttattttagtttagttttttgtcAATGTACTTTCAGGGCTTCAAACGGTTAAAGATGGATGATTTTTGATGAATGATTATGATTTGATTCATGATTATTTTTCAGGTGCTGATATACGACCGCTTCGGTCAGGACATCATTTCGCCGCTGCTGTCCGTCAAGGAGCTCCGAGACATGGGCATCACGCTCCACCTGTAACTTGCATGCGCGCATATTTATACTATTTATTGACCCTTTGTTtatgttttgatatttttatttttattgttttcaggTTGCTTCACTCCGACAGAGATCCCATTCCCGACGTGCCGGCCATCTACTTCGTCATGCCTTCGGAGGAGAACATTGACAGGATCTGTCAGGTAGTGACAGGCAAAAAGAGCAAGGAAATGCACCTCCACTAGAGGGCAGCCTACTCCGTTGTCCACAAGCCTCCTTTTTTACTGTTCCATTTCATTTCCATCGCACTATGTCGCCGCCTAGTGGCTCATTGTAGAAATATGCGCTTCAGTCTTCCCTTGATTAACGCGACTTTACTTATTGCGACTTCAGCGCGTGGCTTTCTGACTTGAACACGCGTCTCTGTAGGACCTGAGAAACCAACTGTACGAATCCTACTTCCTGAACTTCATCTCGGCCATCAGTCGAAGCAAGTTGGAGGACATCGCCTGCGCCGCGTTAGCGGCTAACGCCGTCAGCCAAATCACCAAGGTTGGAGTTATTTTAATATCAAGCTAGCGAACTTTCAATACACTCTGCGTGTATTCGTCACGTATGTTaatgtccgtgtgtgtgtgttttaggtGTACGACCAGTATCTGAACTTCATCACGCTGGAGGATGACATGTTCATCTTGGGCCATCAAAACAAGGAGGCCATCTCTTACCACGGTGAGAATTTCTTGCTAGCCCGCCATCAGAACGGCGAATGGTCGCGTTTGAGCGCCACCGACGAACCTGGACGGCGTCCCATCCATTTCGGTTGTTGCTATTATCTATTGTTTCGGATGCATTATTCACGTGGGGTTGAGAGAGCGAGTCTTGAGGCCGTTTGGTGGTACTGCCGTTGAATCTGGTTCATTTGGCGTCATCtgctggccaaaatgtgcattgcaggaacttttttttcctcatagtgATCATGACTATGGGGTGTATGTAAAATGGCATCATGTTGTATGATACTAGCCTGAATGTTAGCCACTGAATGTAAAGCATCCGCCATTTTGCAGCCATCAACAGAGGAGACACGCAAGACACGGACATGGAGGCCATCATGGACACCATCGTGGACAGCCTATTCTGCTTTTTCGTAACACTGGGTGCGTATCTCCCGCCATTCGCCATTGTTTGACGGTGGGGCGACGTTAATGGCGCGCATGTGCGTTTGGCGCAGGCGCCGTGCCCATCATCCGCTGTCCCCATGGCAACGCGGCAGAGATGGTTGCTATGGTGAGTTGGCCTATTTTGCTtgaaaattcaaacaaaacaggacagataactgaaaaaaaattccctGTGCCTGCCATTTTGTAGAAGCTGGACAAGAAACTGCGTGAAAATCTACGGGATGCCAGGAACAGCCTTTTCACGGGTGACAACATGGCCGCCGGGCAGTTCAGGTAAGCAAGGTACCACGCGCCACACGTTTATGGTTTTTGCCGTCGTTGACTGGTGGTTCGTCTGTCACGCAGCTTCCAGAGGCCTCTGTTCGTGCTGGCCGACCGCAACATAGACATGGCCACGCCCCTGCACCACACTTGGACCTATCAGGCACTGATCCATGATGTGATGGTGAGCGAAATTTACTTGGTCCAAAAGTCCCTTTATCACATATgcccaaaaataaacaggaagtcacctacTCATGCCCCACAATCATTACattttgacccaaaatcaacaggaagtgattggcaaatgacccaaattaacaggaaatgGCCTAAACTTAAtaggaaataatccaaaatggACAGCAAGTGACACAGGAATGCCACAAActatacaggaagtgacccaaaatcaaaaggaagtgactgacaaatgacccaaattaacaggaagtgacccaaaattaacaggaagtgactgacaaatgacccaaattaacaggaagtgactgacAAGTGACCCAAATTGATAGGAAGTGACAGTTATCTCCTTTTTCGTTGTTTTTCCGCCGCCGCTCGTGGACTTCAGGACTTCCACCTTAACCGCGTGATGCTGGAAGAAGGCGGCGGGTCGGAGGCGTCCACCGCCGGCGCCCGCCCCAAAAAGAAGAGCCGGCGCACGTACGACCTGACGGCCGCCGACAAGTTCTGGCAGAGGCACAAGGGGAGCCCCTTCCCGGAGGTGGCCGAGTCGGTTCAGGAGGAGCTGGACGCCTACCGGACGCAGGAGGACGAGGTCAAGCGGCTCAAGAGCATCATGGTAAAACTAAACGACAGAAAGCGACGGAACAAAAACTGGCCCGCCCTCTCTGACCTCTCTGACCTTTGGCCACTCAGGGCCTGGAGGGCGAGGACGAGGGCGCCATCAGCATGCTGTCGGACAACACTGCCAAGCTCACCTCGGCCGTCAGGTGAccgaacttctttttttttaaaggagaaaGGAAAATATTGACTCTGTACCAAAGCGATGATGGTATTGATTTAACTCAAATTTAATTAGACATTTTTCGTCTTAGTTCTCTGCCTGAGTTATTGGAGAAGAAACGCCTGATCGACCTCCACACCAACGTGGCCACGGCTGTGCTGGACCACATTAAGGTATCCTCTGCCATTAGCAATCCtccaaaaatgtgacatttattGTCGTCATCATAAAAGGACTATATCTGCAACGCACATGTTGGCCAGCAGAGGGCACCAAACACGCCATAACAATAGCATCAATCAGCCCCATGACAGACACCCAATAGTTAGCCAATTTGAATGCATGCAAGTCCattgaaaatagcaacaaaatACCACCCACACAGAtccatatttattcatataaaatTCTAATATGCATGCACGTGGTCGTCGTGTCGTTTCAGAGTCGAAAACTGGACGTTTATTTTGAGTACGAAGAAAAACTCATGAGCAAGTCCACTTTGGACAAATCTCTACTGGACATTATCGGCGACCCGGACGGTACGCGTGGGTTCCCGCgccgggcggccattttggggcatttcttgCTTTGTTTCCTTATTGctcgtgtctttttttttgggtcagcGGGGACGCCAGAAGACAAGATGCGACTCTTTCTCATTTTCTACATCACAGCTCAGCAGCCACCTTCGGAGGTAAATTGTCCGcttgcaattttttatttggaatatTTATCAAATTATCTTATAAAGAAAAACATCCCCCCCCAACATTGTTTTCGAAAAAACTGCAACCGAGTCCACCGTCCTCTCGCCCAGTCCACCGCAATCGGGGGGACGTGTTGACGAGAATCccaggcggcggcgacggcgtgtGGGACGACGCCAGCGCTGAAAGATGCGCCGTCGTAAATCGCCGTCCCTGCGGGCGTCCTTTCGTTCGCGGTCCAAATGTCTCCTCAGCCCATTGGAATGTTTTCTTGTGCCTTTTATGACCCCCGAGtccgttttttttccgttttcttTCTTGTACGGACTTTGTTGTCTGtgtaaatatgcaaatgagccaGCGTAACTTTGTGTCTTTTGTTCCCCGCTTGCAGTCGGACTTGGAGCAGTATAAAACGGCTCTGCTGGACGCCGGCTGCGACCTGTCGCCTCTCAGCTACATCAAACAGTGGAAGTGAGTCGGGGTGTCtatcgttttctttttttgggggggtggatTTCCGGCGTTGTCtgaaaccgcttatcctcaagggtcacggggggtgccggaggcaATCCTAGATGACTTTGTAGCACCTTccatgggtggccagccaatcgcagggcacgctgagacaaacagccaatcaCACTCAAGGCCAGGAACAATTTAagatccaattagcctagcacgcatgtttttgggatgtgggaggaaaccagagtacccagaaaaacaccacgggagaacatgcaaattttcCGCCTGGGGTCGAACCCTCGGCCCTTGAATCGCGAgcccaacacgctaaccactattCCACCGGGCCACTGAATTTTtaattaagatatttttttagggcaTTTTTGTTGGAGTTCAAATTGGAATTATAAAGTTGACATTGAAATTGTTTGGGAGGAATCGTACATTTAAAATTTTTTGTCCACCTCGAATTGACGACATTATTTTTGACCTGCGACGTCCATCTTGCTTTTGTGCGCAGGGCCttcaccaagatggccgccacgcCCGCCAACAACGGCAACAGCGGAGTGAAACCCATGGGGTAGGTGCGGCCTCCCCGACATGTACGGACGGCGGCGAGCGAGCGTCCTAACCGCGTGCGCCCGTGGCCCCGCCCAGGCTCTTTTCCCGAGTGATGAACAGCGGCTCGCAGCTGGTGATGGAGGGAGTCAAGAACTTGGTGCTCAAGCAGCACGTGAGTAggagaaaaaagaacaaaacacaCCTGCACAAGTCGTTGGGGTTCCTTCTTTCCGAGCGCCCACCGTCTGCTTTTTTGAGGCGCCGCTTCATCAAAACGGCAAAAACAACGGCAGCGTTTCAAGCGTCTCCAGTTTCGCCGCTTCCATCCTTCGTGTTTTTTTCCGGACGCGCAGCCAACGTGATTTCATCCCGTTTTCGACATCCAAAAATCTCAGAAGCAGAAATGTACAGTTGGGACAATATGACCAAAACTTCCCCACACATTTTTATGgcccaattcatttttaatggcgCACTTAACACTTATTTATCGTATTTTttctcatataagccgtatttgtagcgagaaaaaaaagatgactgaatcaacggTACGGCTTGCATGCGCATAAGACTTTCACCAGTAGTaacatttgttggttattttctgttttgcagtaagaaaacaaccattactggaaatagcacgtgcaatgatttaaaaaaaatattttcccctcaaagtatcacatttgtactctattaAAACATTGtgaggtggcttatacgcgagaaattctaaaattcaaccattttaaagcaattttaaggcttATGTGCAAGTAAATACAGTACTTTACTTTCAACTCGGTCCTACAAAAAAATTTGGATTGCAGCTCACTATTGTTGACCcccacccacaaaaaaatcctccaaatgaatttaaaacaagttttaaaatgttttattttttcgtaGAACCTTCCTGTGACGCGAATCCTCGACAACTTGATGGAGATGAAGTCACATCCTGTAAGTAGGACCACACGAgcgcataaaaaaacattacaaacacATTAATAGTGCAATGGCTAGCTGCTGCTAGCCACCTATTGCTAGCGACCTTGTCTTGTGACACTCATGGTCACGTGTCCCCTTTGttctattaaaacaaataattataatgACGCCAGCgcctactcattggctgccattgatgtccaatcacgtgggcttattttttttctggtgtccTTCCAGGAGACGGACGACTATCGCTACTTCGACCCCAAAATGTTGCGCGGCAGCGAAAGGTAGCTGTTAGCTTCCCGTTAGCCGGGAGTTTAGTCTTTGtcatgcttttgtttttttttctctgcagtTCCATTCCAAGGAACAAGAACCCCTTTCAAGAGGTGAGtgcattgggggggggggggggtgccggGGGTCCCCACCGGTATGAATCGGAGCTGTCCGACGtcagaaattgtatttttgggaGTCTTTTTCCTCGTGCCATTTACAAAAATAGGatctaatgcttttcaaatggTTTACAAAAGGACATTTTTGCATAAGCTAaactttcaatattttcctcttttttttccccatgtaaATCATTGGTTTTTGTTGATTTCTTTGAAATACAAAATGATGTCTTCAGGCCATCGTGTTCGTGGTGGGAGGAGGAAACTACATTGAGTACCAGAACCTGGTGGACTACACCAAAGTAAGtggcactaaagaaaaaaaaaatttgttttgtctgttttatttattattattaatattattttcagTCAAAAAGTGGCAAGAAGATCATTTACGGCTGCAGCGAACTCTTCAACGCGTCGCAGTTCATCAAGCAAGTGAGTTTCGTCCAATCAAagcatttcttatttttatcaCATTATAGTAttggtactgtattttttttctcacaaaaatATCATTTGAGACACCAAAACAatcattggacgtctactggtgATAAAACTCATGAATAAATCCCCGATTGGACGCCACGTGAttggtcgtcaatggcactgaaagagttaaacgCTAATTTGGGCATCATTAAAGGCGTTAAAAATGGTTTTCCTgtaggattttttatttttttacgtgaTTTGTCTTtagtcaaaagttttgagacacctCACCATTGAAATGGATGGGAAAGCGTCTTTAAACTTTTGATCAAGtacataaagtttttttttttaattgaccgcCATTTTTATTAATTGAATGTGATGTGTGTGTACTTTCAGCTTTCCCAGTTGGGCCAAAAATGAGGAGgagcatacacatacacacgcatggCAAGCGGTTAACCCTTTCCCGCCATCAGCAAGTGAACGCAAACCATTCCGACCCACCGAGACTTTTTATTCCGGGAAAAGTGTCCACCCGAGCGAGGTAgagacgccccccccccccccccccccccccgaaaagGGCGGAAAATAAAACCCCCCGTGAAATCCCAAGACGTTCGTTGTTTCCTTTGCGCGCTCACGCGGCAAAAACGGGTCGGATTAATTCCGCCGCTTTTAATCCGCCGGATCAATCTGAGCCGTTTGGCCGGCCGGGATCAGCGTTGTTGTCGTAACCGCTGACCTGGGATCATTTGCCGCCGttttttccattgaaaaatGCGCCGTTGACCCGAGACGACTTCCTGTCCTGGATCCGCATGAGAGAAGACATTCTTTTCTTCTCGACGGGAGGGCGAGCGAGcgcgagcgagggagggagggagggagggagggagggatggccTCAACAACATCCTGTTTCGTTTTGATGATGTCATCGGCTTCACCAGCGTAGATTAGcaagaaaatggtcaaaatcTCAAATGTGCGCACACTGCGTAACTCACATTAGCGATTCacccttattattattattattattattattattttaatacttTGACTTTTAATACTAAATTAGGCTTATAACTCGATGGAGCTAATTGTCCGTTTGAAGCAAAAGAATTACCGTTAATTCCCTGGGAGACCTAATATTGCCCCTCCCAAAATGGCCACCCTGAGGCCATGTTCCCCCTCCCAACATGGTTTCAGGGTGGCCATGTTGGAAGGGGCAATGTTTAGTCAATGCATTGTCAATCAAATAGGTGACAAATGAATTTCTTTAAAGATTATTTACACAAAAATGTGCGCTTTTTGCTCATCGTCCGCCACTAATGGAGctaaacgtccaatctgttccaagtgggagggtcggcagcgagGGAATGATCGTTCATTCGCACTCCCACTtccactggattggacgtctactcttgataaactcatttcagtTCATAGAAGCTCGCTAAGCCCTTTATCGCACTCACCAACACGCCATcgaggcggccatgttggtaggggcaataTTCCTATTAAAGTCAATGCATTggcgataaaatcaaatatgtGAAAGGATGATGGGTGTCATCACATCAACGGGAAGTGACTCGGAATGCTCCAAAATGATCACAAAGCCAATAGGAAGTGGCACTgaag from Stigmatopora argus isolate UIUO_Sarg chromosome 15, RoL_Sarg_1.0, whole genome shotgun sequence carries:
- the strn3 gene encoding striatin-3, yielding MDEHPGGGAAGPPPPQQQLQPGGTGGVHPALAGAPGGGGGGGLGGSALGPQQSDELQRPQQQYTIPGILHYIQHEWARFEMERAHWEVERAELQARIAFLQGERKGQENLKNDLVRRIKMLEYALKQERAKYHKLKYGTELNQGDLKLPSFESDAKDSEVSALPANSQLTWKQGRQLLRQYLQEVGYTDTILDVRTQRVRSLLGLSTSDQNGSVDKKNLQQLINGDDARKDDKRSPGDVLETFNFLENAEDSDEDEDEDGELEDDIGDDIKHHRKHKNKVGNEGLASEEDDADTEEALKEFDFLVTAEDGEGAGEARSSGDGTEWAEPLPFAPGGGKNFLMGGADRVLESVLGLGDLADLTVTNDDVDFGYDLASSQESSFRKTWNPKYTLRSHFDGVRALAFHPLEPCLLTVSEDHTLKLWNLTKTVAAKKSASLDVEPIYTFRAHVGPVLSLAVTSNGEQCFSGGVDATVQWWNVPGSNVDPYDTYDASALAGTWTGHTDAVWSLAYSAVKDRLLSCSADGTVKLWNPQEENPCISTFNADGEHGVPTSVDFNGCEPAQAVASFHDGDVALYDLETSQSTLVMKAQSEGSRPGCHHIYKVVSHPTLPVTITAHEDRNIKFFDNKSGKMIHAMVAHLDAVTSLAVDPNGIYLMSGSHDCSLRLWNLDSKTCVQEITAHRKKSDEAIYDVTFHPSKAYIASAGADALARVYV
- the scfd1 gene encoding sec1 family domain-containing protein 1, which codes for MAASVRDKQTVALKRMLNFNAPPVKNATSEPVWKVLIYDRFGQDIISPLLSVKELRDMGITLHLLLHSDRDPIPDVPAIYFVMPSEENIDRICQDLRNQLYESYFLNFISAISRSKLEDIACAALAANAVSQITKVYDQYLNFITLEDDMFILGHQNKEAISYHAINRGDTQDTDMEAIMDTIVDSLFCFFVTLGAVPIIRCPHGNAAEMVAMKLDKKLRENLRDARNSLFTGDNMAAGQFSFQRPLFVLADRNIDMATPLHHTWTYQALIHDVMDFHLNRVMLEEGGGSEASTAGARPKKKSRRTYDLTAADKFWQRHKGSPFPEVAESVQEELDAYRTQEDEVKRLKSIMGLEGEDEGAISMLSDNTAKLTSAVSSLPELLEKKRLIDLHTNVATAVLDHIKSRKLDVYFEYEEKLMSKSTLDKSLLDIIGDPDAGTPEDKMRLFLIFYITAQQPPSESDLEQYKTALLDAGCDLSPLSYIKQWKAFTKMAATPANNGNSGVKPMGLFSRVMNSGSQLVMEGVKNLVLKQHNLPVTRILDNLMEMKSHPETDDYRYFDPKMLRGSESSIPRNKNPFQEAIVFVVGGGNYIEYQNLVDYTKSKSGKKIIYGCSELFNASQFIKQLSQLGQK